Proteins encoded in a region of the Candidatus Fermentibacter sp. genome:
- a CDS encoding Txe/YoeB family addiction module toxin, which produces MTWRLVFTGQARMDAKKIRSAGLREKTEALLELLEKDPYASPPPFERLLGDLKGAISRRINIQHRLVYQVLDDEKIVKILRMWTHYE; this is translated from the coding sequence GTGACCTGGCGCCTGGTCTTCACCGGGCAGGCTCGGATGGACGCGAAGAAGATCCGGTCCGCCGGGCTCCGTGAGAAGACGGAAGCCCTGCTCGAGTTGCTGGAGAAGGATCCATACGCATCTCCTCCTCCGTTCGAACGGCTCCTGGGCGATCTCAAAGGCGCCATCTCTCGCCGCATCAACATCCAGCACCGGCTTGTCTACCAGGTCCTGGATGACGAGAAAATCGTCAAGATCCTCCGGATGTGGACGCACTACGAGTAG
- a CDS encoding type II toxin-antitoxin system Phd/YefM family antitoxin, protein MSALSATDARARLYRLIDEAAETHEPILITGKRSNAVLLSEEDWRSIQETLFVLSIPGMRESIVEGMKTPVEKCSEKPGW, encoded by the coding sequence ATGTCCGCGCTGAGTGCCACTGATGCCAGAGCCCGGCTGTACCGCCTCATCGACGAGGCGGCCGAGACCCATGAGCCGATCCTGATAACGGGGAAGAGGAGCAACGCCGTGCTCCTGTCCGAGGAGGACTGGCGCTCGATCCAGGAGACGCTCTTCGTGCTCTCGATCCCCGGAATGCGCGAGAGCATCGTCGAGGGCATGAAGACACCGGTCGAGAAGTGCAGCGAAAAGCCCGGCTGGTGA
- a CDS encoding transcriptional regulator, which produces MMASGADREETGRPELDRLIHEPARLAIMANLYVVDSADFVFLLNRTGLTNGNLSSHMSRLSGAGYVEERKDFVDRKPRTMYRLTKAGRKAFDEYRRVMLATLET; this is translated from the coding sequence ATGATGGCCTCCGGAGCAGACCGGGAGGAGACGGGCCGTCCGGAGCTGGACAGGCTGATCCACGAGCCCGCGCGTCTTGCGATAATGGCCAACCTGTACGTCGTGGACAGCGCCGATTTCGTCTTCCTGCTGAACAGGACCGGGCTCACCAACGGGAACCTCTCGTCCCACATGAGCCGGCTCTCCGGTGCGGGCTATGTCGAGGAGAGGAAGGATTTCGTGGACCGTAAGCCGCGGACGATGTACAGGCTGACGAAGGCGGGGAGAAAGGCTTTCGACGAGTACAGGCGGGTGATGCTGGCGACCCTCGAGACCTGA
- a CDS encoding FG-GAP-like repeat-containing protein yields MQRLILLMLLMITVSVSHADSATQTDWAGGPGTPGPVTAWGDMFFECAGASWSSPSGQVDILPGEYENFIDDLYAAEHMDTADVDGDGDLDVLASDSSYLAWWENADGAGTDWAEHSITAATGGCIRAGDLDGDGDTDFVAAQDIVSWYENVDGQGASWIGTTVSAVPEQPVTPCTGDFDGDGDNDILCADMSGVYIYWWENAQGDGSSWLEHKILPGLCTSYQGVYPGDLDGDGDLDVIAVGLALHGLLWLENTDGLGGDWELDTIDMSYGSSLSVRAVDIDGDGDLDALGSGDGPDAVAWWENLDGTGSDWSKHVVADYPGDCWGLGSGDLDRDGDIDILVGTGMDGRYIWLENTDGQGTGWEEHAVCDLEEDDIAMCIIPGDVDGDGWTDILGEDLLRWWDIHVNEALLESSILYLSGDPGWGDLDWTGDSPALTDISFQVRASDDFTVMGEWSGILDEPCSLSGILPENANYFQYRAILTTEELAVSPSLHDVTVSWNPLGTEGPGMPDGFELLPFASNPVSGPMTVTIGIPEPSVVTLTVLDIAGRIAGSAGPVEFQPGYSQISLGEHPPGVYFVLMQAGEFSAARRLVILD; encoded by the coding sequence ATGCAGCGACTAATCCTCCTCATGCTTCTCATGATCACAGTTTCAGTGAGCCATGCCGACAGCGCAACCCAGACCGACTGGGCCGGCGGCCCCGGGACTCCCGGTCCGGTAACGGCATGGGGAGACATGTTCTTTGAGTGCGCCGGAGCCTCATGGTCGTCTCCATCCGGACAGGTCGACATACTCCCGGGCGAGTACGAGAACTTCATCGACGACTTGTACGCGGCCGAACACATGGATACCGCGGACGTCGACGGCGACGGCGACCTCGATGTGCTGGCGAGCGATTCCTCGTACCTCGCCTGGTGGGAGAATGCCGACGGAGCCGGGACTGACTGGGCCGAGCACTCGATAACCGCTGCAACAGGCGGCTGCATCCGTGCAGGCGACCTCGACGGCGACGGCGATACCGACTTCGTTGCAGCACAGGACATTGTCTCCTGGTATGAGAACGTCGACGGCCAGGGGGCTTCATGGATCGGAACCACTGTCAGCGCCGTTCCCGAGCAGCCCGTGACGCCATGCACGGGCGACTTCGACGGAGACGGCGACAACGACATTCTCTGCGCGGACATGTCCGGCGTCTACATCTACTGGTGGGAGAACGCGCAGGGCGACGGCTCTTCCTGGCTCGAGCACAAGATCCTGCCCGGGCTGTGCACCTCCTATCAAGGCGTGTATCCGGGCGATCTCGACGGAGACGGGGATCTGGATGTCATCGCTGTCGGCCTGGCCCTGCACGGTCTGCTCTGGCTCGAGAACACCGACGGGCTCGGAGGCGACTGGGAGTTGGACACCATCGACATGAGCTACGGCAGTTCCCTGTCCGTAAGAGCCGTCGACATCGACGGTGACGGGGATCTCGATGCACTGGGTTCGGGAGACGGCCCGGATGCCGTCGCGTGGTGGGAGAACCTGGACGGCACGGGCTCCGACTGGAGCAAGCACGTCGTGGCAGACTACCCCGGTGACTGCTGGGGCCTCGGGTCCGGCGATCTCGACCGGGACGGCGACATCGATATCCTGGTCGGCACAGGGATGGATGGAAGGTACATCTGGCTCGAGAACACCGACGGCCAGGGGACGGGCTGGGAGGAGCACGCGGTCTGTGACCTCGAGGAGGACGACATCGCCATGTGCATCATCCCGGGGGACGTCGACGGCGACGGCTGGACTGACATCCTGGGCGAGGACCTCCTCCGCTGGTGGGACATCCATGTGAACGAAGCGCTCCTGGAATCCAGCATCCTCTACCTGTCGGGCGATCCGGGCTGGGGAGACCTGGACTGGACCGGTGACTCTCCCGCTCTGACCGACATCTCCTTCCAGGTGAGGGCTTCCGACGATTTCACCGTGATGGGTGAATGGTCGGGCATCCTGGATGAGCCCTGCAGCCTTTCGGGCATCCTCCCCGAAAACGCGAACTACTTCCAGTACAGGGCCATCCTGACCACGGAGGAGCTTGCAGTCAGTCCGTCCCTCCACGACGTCACGGTCTCCTGGAACCCGCTGGGCACCGAGGGGCCCGGGATGCCCGACGGCTTCGAGCTTCTTCCCTTCGCATCCAACCCCGTCTCCGGCCCCATGACCGTCACGATCGGGATTCCAGAACCGTCGGTGGTCACTCTGACGGTTCTCGACATCGCGGGCAGGATTGCGGGATCGGCCGGTCCGGTCGAGTTCCAGCCCGGATATTCGCAGATCTCGCTGGGCGAGCATCCGCCGGGCGTCTACTTCGTTCTGATGCAGGCCGGGGAGTTCTCTGCGGCCAGGCGCCTCGTGATCCTCGACTGA
- a CDS encoding SBBP repeat-containing protein, with product MIASGDASAQCDFPIEEWVSICNGTGNSFDHGNDIGMDSEGNIFVASASTGAGTSYDFVTMKYDSDGNMLWSRSFDGIVHGGDYPNALVVDGSGSVIITGDSKGNDGYDDYLTVKYDSDGNLCWSARYDASDYYDYARDVAVDSYGNVYVAGTTCYDEDHEYFTTIKYSSSGVQLWAVNMYAPNLYNDAAAIAIDGDGYVFVTGYSAGGYATVTYSPDGVEQWIRRLNTSVGANYPSDITVDAADNVLVTGSSLDYSTGYDYLTVKYSSEGALEWTARYDGSQGEWDYADVVCADASGNVIVTGSSFVHCATVKYDPDGELLWETMYPDVSEPYDMTLGTGGSIYVTGDRGGTQSDCMTVLYSSSGVQQWAVFYNGIADYDDHWEAVALDSNGDVYVTGTSWGVDSKTDCITIKYDGNTGIESGRQDVASVLRVTPNPSVSNPSILLDMPEPVECSVSVYSLDGRLVDTIHEGMLAAGVSTLGWDSVECPAGVYLVVARTIERTMSASVILLR from the coding sequence GTGATCGCATCCGGCGATGCTTCCGCGCAGTGTGACTTCCCGATAGAGGAATGGGTCTCCATCTGCAACGGGACCGGCAACAGCTTCGATCATGGAAATGACATAGGGATGGACTCGGAGGGGAACATCTTCGTCGCCTCGGCGAGTACCGGAGCAGGAACATCCTACGACTTCGTCACGATGAAGTATGACTCCGACGGCAATATGCTCTGGTCGAGGAGCTTCGACGGGATCGTCCATGGCGGCGACTATCCGAATGCGCTGGTCGTCGACGGGTCGGGGAGCGTGATCATTACGGGGGATAGCAAGGGAAACGACGGCTATGACGACTATCTCACGGTCAAGTATGACTCGGATGGAAATCTTTGCTGGTCAGCAAGATATGATGCTTCGGACTACTATGATTATGCACGCGACGTAGCGGTCGATTCCTATGGGAATGTCTATGTGGCCGGGACGACCTGTTACGACGAGGATCACGAGTATTTCACCACCATCAAGTACAGCTCCTCGGGCGTGCAGCTGTGGGCTGTGAACATGTACGCACCCAACCTGTACAACGATGCCGCAGCTATCGCGATCGACGGCGACGGATACGTATTCGTAACCGGATACAGCGCCGGAGGGTACGCTACAGTCACGTACAGTCCGGACGGCGTCGAGCAGTGGATCCGCCGACTCAACACATCAGTGGGGGCCAACTATCCCAGCGACATCACGGTCGATGCCGCCGACAACGTGCTCGTGACGGGATCCAGCCTGGACTACTCGACGGGCTACGACTACCTCACCGTGAAGTACAGCTCTGAAGGAGCATTGGAGTGGACGGCACGGTACGATGGATCGCAGGGCGAGTGGGACTACGCGGATGTTGTCTGTGCCGATGCCTCCGGAAACGTCATAGTTACGGGTTCATCTTTCGTTCACTGCGCTACCGTGAAGTACGACCCGGACGGAGAGCTGCTTTGGGAGACCATGTATCCAGATGTCAGCGAGCCGTATGACATGACTCTCGGCACCGGCGGAAGCATCTACGTGACGGGGGACAGGGGTGGCACCCAATCGGATTGCATGACAGTCCTCTACAGCTCCTCGGGCGTCCAGCAATGGGCGGTGTTCTACAACGGAATCGCAGACTATGACGATCATTGGGAAGCCGTCGCACTGGACTCGAACGGCGATGTCTATGTTACCGGCACCAGTTGGGGAGTCGATTCCAAGACCGATTGCATAACGATCAAGTACGACGGCAATACCGGCATCGAATCCGGGAGACAGGATGTGGCATCTGTGCTGAGAGTCACTCCCAATCCGTCTGTTTCGAATCCCTCGATCCTGCTCGACATGCCCGAGCCGGTGGAATGCAGTGTCTCTGTCTACAGCCTCGATGGGAGGCTGGTGGACACCATCCATGAAGGCATGCTGGCAGCGGGAGTGAGTACGCTGGGATGGGATAGCGTGGAATGCCCGGCGGGTGTGTATCTGGTGGTGGCACGAACGATCGAGCGGACGATGTCGGCAAGTGTGATTCTTCTCAGATAA
- a CDS encoding PQQ-binding-like beta-propeller repeat protein translates to MVICLSLLAALSAVDVSILEPSDGASYDGDWLTIRAVVENDNSLPDSVTLVLNGGDPAGVPRLVTDWYTYMGNHCRTGYSESPAPHDNTVMWTAAVTGTTHEFATPVIVDGRVYYNSSEDRIAYCLDAATGEELWRYEGMSLCLDDGMHVQDGRAYLSCDSVYCLDALTGERLWAFSPGVMTTEIPGPPVPYGDRVYFNYGSVFALDIATGQEVWRSDEYVGSVSTLTVWGGNVYCPWQDGLAAFDAETGEIVWNFGCGGFWDSSPCLVDGVIYIGGSFDDVVYAIDASDGSLIWQSPELGFITSTPAFHDGRVFVGVDELPPPNPVVALDSSTGAIEWQYLVPIWENWLHGSPGVADGLVFFGDATPTEEWTAYIRALDEETGEEIWSYGTTTSWMGVVGSPAITDGVMYIAASDSNLYAFGTGLKWTYRDDLYADLGTNELIVNSWSGGAIAASDTIQFVVTQTGIATNPGQDPAASDQALTIHPNPFASCASIAFELASPGVASVRVFDLSGRLVRTLRSGELPAGTQLLSWDGSDDSGRLLPPGIYALLLSSPEGDITRSVCLLR, encoded by the coding sequence ATGGTCATCTGCCTTTCGCTGCTCGCCGCGCTGTCGGCGGTCGATGTCTCCATTCTCGAGCCTTCGGACGGGGCGTCATACGACGGAGACTGGCTCACCATCAGGGCTGTCGTCGAGAACGACAACTCGCTGCCCGACTCGGTGACGCTCGTCCTGAACGGCGGCGATCCCGCCGGGGTCCCCAGGCTGGTCACCGACTGGTACACCTACATGGGGAACCATTGCAGAACCGGATACTCGGAATCCCCCGCTCCTCACGACAACACGGTCATGTGGACGGCGGCGGTGACGGGAACTACCCACGAGTTCGCGACCCCGGTGATCGTGGACGGAAGGGTGTACTACAACTCGTCGGAGGACCGCATCGCATACTGCCTCGATGCCGCGACAGGGGAGGAGCTCTGGCGATACGAGGGGATGAGCTTGTGTCTCGACGACGGCATGCACGTGCAGGACGGGCGCGCCTACCTCTCGTGCGATTCCGTGTACTGCCTGGATGCGCTGACAGGTGAGAGGCTGTGGGCTTTCAGCCCTGGGGTCATGACTACTGAGATCCCAGGTCCTCCGGTGCCCTACGGTGACAGGGTGTACTTCAACTACGGCTCTGTATTCGCCCTGGACATCGCCACCGGACAGGAAGTCTGGCGATCCGATGAGTATGTCGGATCGGTCAGCACGCTCACGGTCTGGGGCGGAAATGTCTACTGCCCCTGGCAGGATGGCCTGGCCGCATTCGACGCCGAAACCGGCGAGATTGTCTGGAACTTCGGCTGCGGGGGCTTCTGGGATTCCTCCCCATGCCTGGTGGACGGCGTCATCTACATCGGGGGGTCATTCGACGATGTGGTATACGCCATCGATGCTTCCGACGGCTCCCTGATCTGGCAGAGCCCCGAGCTGGGTTTCATCACGTCCACTCCGGCCTTTCACGACGGCCGGGTGTTCGTCGGTGTCGATGAGTTGCCGCCGCCCAATCCCGTCGTCGCCCTCGACTCCTCGACCGGGGCGATCGAATGGCAGTATCTCGTTCCGATCTGGGAGAACTGGCTGCACGGTTCCCCCGGAGTCGCGGACGGGCTGGTGTTCTTCGGGGATGCCACTCCAACGGAGGAGTGGACTGCATACATCCGCGCCCTCGACGAGGAGACCGGAGAGGAGATCTGGAGCTACGGAACGACCACGAGCTGGATGGGAGTTGTAGGCAGCCCGGCGATCACCGACGGGGTGATGTACATCGCCGCCTCCGACAGCAACCTGTACGCCTTCGGCACCGGGCTGAAGTGGACGTATCGCGACGACCTCTACGCGGATCTGGGAACCAACGAGCTGATAGTGAACTCCTGGTCGGGCGGGGCCATCGCCGCCAGCGACACGATCCAGTTCGTCGTCACCCAGACCGGCATCGCGACGAATCCCGGCCAGGATCCGGCTGCTTCGGATCAGGCGCTGACGATTCACCCGAACCCGTTCGCCTCGTGCGCGTCGATAGCTTTCGAGCTGGCCTCGCCGGGAGTGGCTTCGGTCCGGGTCTTCGACCTGTCCGGCAGGCTGGTCAGGACGCTCCGGAGCGGCGAGCTCCCGGCCGGGACACAGCTCCTGAGCTGGGACGGATCCGACGATTCGGGAAGGCTACTGCCTCCCGGGATCTATGCCCTGCTGTTGTCATCGCCGGAAGGAGACATCACCAGGTCGGTCTGCCTTCTGAGATGA
- a CDS encoding potassium/proton antiporter, protein MTDMPGISPVMILAAGLLIFLGALAHRLSERIGVPALLLFLGIGMLAGSDGIGGISFDDPDAANSVGVFALAFILFSGGLDTDWRSVRPVLGRALLLATAGVIVTALLVGFFCRFVLGMPLFDGLLLGAIISSTDAAAVFAIMKSRRVRLKGNLKPLLELESGSNDPMAVFLTITVLGFATGSAASWTSSVVSLVVNMTLGIITGVASGFLASAAFNRLRLASEGLYPVLSLSVVLITYGLCNTLGGNGFLAVYACGIVMGNRDFLHKRGLARFHDGVGWLMQIMLFVVLGLLVYPSRIPGVAGTALLVALFLMVAARPAAVFISLIGSAFTIREKALVAWTGLRGAVPVVLATFPYLAGYPNSDILFDAVFFVVVLSALLQGRTLMPVARLLGVDAPLSDRPRYPIEFERTTGMNGDTIEIDIPADSAMVGRPVSGMGLPEDVLILLIRRGGEFIVPKGRTILQPYDTLLLLAGKDALHEAGEIIRRSPDQTGEIRDG, encoded by the coding sequence ATGACCGACATGCCGGGCATCTCACCAGTGATGATCCTCGCCGCCGGCCTGCTGATCTTCCTGGGGGCCCTGGCCCACCGCCTTTCGGAGCGCATCGGCGTCCCGGCCCTGCTCCTCTTCCTCGGGATAGGAATGCTGGCCGGATCCGACGGCATCGGCGGCATCAGCTTCGACGACCCCGACGCAGCGAACTCCGTCGGTGTCTTCGCCCTGGCCTTCATCCTCTTCTCCGGCGGCCTCGACACCGACTGGCGAAGCGTCCGCCCGGTCCTCGGCCGGGCGCTCCTGCTGGCCACGGCCGGCGTGATCGTCACGGCCCTGCTCGTAGGCTTCTTCTGCAGATTCGTGCTCGGCATGCCTCTGTTCGACGGACTTCTGCTGGGGGCGATCATCTCCTCGACCGACGCAGCAGCCGTCTTCGCCATCATGAAATCCCGCAGAGTGAGGCTGAAGGGCAACCTGAAACCCCTTCTCGAGCTCGAGTCGGGAAGCAACGACCCCATGGCCGTGTTCCTCACGATCACCGTTCTCGGCTTCGCCACCGGAAGCGCCGCTTCGTGGACATCCTCGGTCGTCTCCCTGGTTGTGAACATGACCCTGGGGATCATCACGGGCGTCGCCAGCGGATTCCTGGCCTCGGCAGCCTTCAACCGCCTCAGGCTCGCCTCCGAAGGTCTCTATCCGGTTCTGAGCCTGAGCGTGGTGCTCATAACGTACGGATTGTGCAACACGCTCGGAGGGAACGGATTCCTTGCGGTCTACGCCTGCGGCATCGTGATGGGCAACAGGGATTTCCTGCACAAGCGCGGCCTGGCGCGATTCCACGACGGTGTCGGATGGCTGATGCAGATCATGCTGTTCGTCGTCCTCGGCCTTCTCGTCTATCCCTCGCGGATCCCGGGTGTTGCAGGAACTGCGCTCCTCGTCGCGCTCTTCCTGATGGTCGCCGCTAGGCCGGCCGCAGTGTTCATCAGCCTGATCGGCAGCGCCTTCACGATTCGCGAGAAAGCCCTTGTAGCCTGGACCGGTCTCCGCGGCGCCGTGCCGGTAGTGCTGGCGACGTTCCCCTACCTCGCGGGCTACCCCAATTCCGACATCCTCTTCGATGCGGTCTTCTTCGTCGTGGTGCTGTCAGCCCTCCTCCAGGGGAGGACGCTGATGCCCGTGGCGAGGCTACTCGGAGTGGATGCTCCCCTCTCGGACCGCCCGAGATACCCGATCGAGTTCGAGAGGACGACCGGCATGAACGGCGATACCATCGAGATAGACATCCCGGCGGACTCGGCGATGGTCGGCAGGCCGGTATCCGGGATGGGTCTCCCGGAGGATGTCCTGATACTGCTCATCCGCAGGGGCGGGGAGTTCATCGTACCGAAGGGCAGAACCATCCTGCAGCCCTACGACACGCTCCTCCTGCTCGCCGGGAAGGACGCCCTGCATGAAGCCGGGGAGATCATCCGGCGCAGCCCGGACCAGACCGGGGAGATCAGGGACGGATAG
- a CDS encoding class I SAM-dependent methyltransferase, with translation MPREKEGEEVAQPGYYRERLSGERLLRCYELASPRIRRYLEAEIAYLQEILAGAGSVLELGCGYGRVAFRLAEAIPVVVGIDNARGSLRLGIGQAGASRAVSFAAMDACRLGFRDASFDAVICVQNGICAFGADPGVLLDEALRVTRPGGRAVFSTYSASIWPERVEWFEAQAAAGLLGALDLDRTRDGVIVCRDGFRSGTFSREGFLDLARECGLEASVTEVDESCLVCAFTKP, from the coding sequence ATGCCCAGGGAGAAGGAGGGCGAAGAGGTGGCCCAGCCCGGCTACTACAGGGAAAGGCTCTCGGGGGAGAGGCTCCTGAGGTGCTACGAGCTGGCCTCCCCCCGGATACGCAGGTACCTCGAGGCCGAGATCGCATATCTGCAGGAAATCCTCGCCGGGGCCGGCTCCGTGCTCGAGCTGGGGTGCGGCTACGGCAGGGTCGCGTTCCGGCTGGCCGAAGCGATTCCGGTGGTCGTCGGCATCGACAATGCCCGGGGCAGCCTGAGGCTCGGGATCGGGCAGGCCGGAGCGTCACGGGCCGTGAGCTTCGCTGCGATGGATGCCTGCCGGCTCGGATTCCGCGACGCATCCTTCGATGCCGTGATATGCGTGCAGAACGGCATCTGCGCCTTCGGGGCCGATCCCGGCGTCCTGCTGGACGAGGCCCTGCGGGTCACCCGTCCTGGAGGGCGGGCGGTCTTCTCCACCTATTCCGCCTCCATCTGGCCGGAACGCGTCGAGTGGTTCGAGGCTCAGGCCGCCGCAGGCCTGCTCGGCGCTCTGGACCTCGATCGGACGCGGGACGGGGTCATCGTGTGCAGGGACGGGTTCAGGTCCGGCACATTCAGCCGGGAGGGGTTCCTCGATCTGGCCAGGGAGTGCGGCCTCGAGGCATCGGTCACCGAAGTCGACGAGTCCTGCCTGGTCTGTGCATTCACGAAACCGTGA
- a CDS encoding N-acetyltransferase, translated as MDLSIRRETQSDYREVEELNREAFWNLYFPGCNEHYLAHVMRSHPDFIPELDFVAESDGRIVGSIMYTRAWLVGEDGAEREIVSFGPLCVLPSHQRRGIGSALVRHTADIARGRGAGMIVIFGDPHNYCRLGFKSGRDYGISNQDGDCPHGMLALDLGGNVPPAGRRVFRYSDVYNIDEDAAQAFDSGFPPKEKGYSHTQEIFSIAIRSIVK; from the coding sequence ATGGACCTGTCCATCAGAAGAGAGACGCAGAGCGACTATCGCGAAGTGGAGGAGCTGAACCGCGAGGCGTTCTGGAACCTCTACTTCCCGGGATGCAACGAGCACTATCTCGCGCATGTCATGCGGAGCCACCCCGACTTCATCCCCGAGCTGGACTTCGTGGCCGAGTCGGACGGCCGCATCGTGGGCAGCATCATGTACACGCGGGCCTGGCTGGTAGGGGAGGACGGCGCCGAGAGAGAGATCGTGAGCTTCGGCCCGCTCTGCGTGCTTCCTTCGCATCAGCGGAGGGGCATCGGCAGCGCCCTCGTCCGGCACACCGCGGACATCGCACGCGGAAGAGGCGCCGGGATGATCGTCATCTTCGGCGATCCGCACAACTACTGCCGGCTCGGTTTCAAGAGCGGCAGGGACTACGGGATTAGCAACCAGGACGGAGACTGCCCGCACGGCATGCTCGCGCTCGATCTGGGCGGGAACGTCCCTCCGGCCGGCAGAAGGGTGTTCAGATACAGCGACGTCTACAACATCGACGAGGACGCCGCCCAGGCCTTCGACTCGGGCTTCCCCCCGAAGGAGAAGGGTTACAGCCACACGCAGGAGATCTTCTCGATCGCCATCCGGTCCATCGTGAAGTAG
- a CDS encoding AtpZ/AtpI family protein produces MLTGIPFMLGAATLLGWWLGSLADRHFGTGVILQAAGAAIGLAAAGVDTARLIKRISEEDS; encoded by the coding sequence TTGCTCACCGGCATACCCTTCATGCTGGGGGCGGCGACTCTGCTCGGCTGGTGGCTTGGCAGCCTTGCCGACCGGCACTTCGGTACGGGCGTGATCCTCCAGGCGGCCGGCGCCGCCATCGGATTGGCGGCTGCCGGGGTGGATACGGCGAGGCTCATAAAACGAATCAGCGAAGAGGATTCCTGA
- the atpB gene encoding F0F1 ATP synthase subunit A: MQPAVAASSPGVSVEMPRLYQVLGPDLVPHDLMAFLDTWGGNILALGALILIVILMTRAASRSEAVPGRFQNAVEAVVEVLESLFRDILGSSTREFLPFLGTLFLFILFMNLTGLIPLLHSPTSQFEITLSLAIVVFCYVQIVATRKLGLIGYIDHLMSRPRDFVSWLLAPLMLLLHLVAELARPISLALRLFGNITGEEALIAAFTGLGVLALSTTGSPVGVPLGLPFIFLGMLFGLVQAFVFTILSAIYIAQVLPPEGEDHGKDTIQSEGAVR; the protein is encoded by the coding sequence ATGCAGCCTGCAGTTGCGGCCTCCTCTCCCGGGGTGAGCGTCGAGATGCCCAGGCTCTACCAGGTTCTGGGCCCCGACCTTGTTCCTCATGATCTGATGGCATTCCTGGATACGTGGGGCGGCAACATCCTCGCGCTGGGCGCCCTGATCCTGATCGTGATCCTCATGACGAGGGCGGCCTCCCGGTCCGAGGCGGTGCCGGGCAGGTTCCAGAACGCGGTCGAGGCCGTGGTCGAGGTACTGGAGAGCCTGTTCAGGGACATCCTGGGCAGCAGTACGAGGGAGTTCCTCCCGTTCCTGGGAACGCTGTTCCTCTTCATACTCTTCATGAACCTGACCGGGCTGATCCCGCTGCTCCACTCGCCCACGTCCCAGTTCGAGATCACCCTCTCGCTCGCGATAGTGGTCTTCTGCTACGTCCAGATCGTGGCGACCCGGAAGCTCGGGCTGATCGGTTACATCGACCACCTCATGAGCAGGCCCCGGGACTTCGTGAGCTGGCTCCTGGCACCTCTGATGCTCCTCCTGCACCTGGTCGCCGAGCTCGCCCGACCGATCAGCCTTGCACTCAGGCTCTTCGGCAACATCACAGGCGAGGAGGCTCTGATAGCTGCATTCACCGGGCTTGGAGTGCTTGCGCTCTCCACCACGGGTTCACCGGTAGGGGTGCCGCTGGGCCTGCCGTTCATCTTCCTGGGAATGCTCTTCGGCCTCGTACAGGCCTTCGTCTTCACGATCCTGAGCGCCATCTACATCGCGCAGGTGCTCCCCCCGGAGGGGGAGGACCACGGCAAGGATACCATCCAATCCGAAGGAGCGGTTCGATGA
- the atpE gene encoding ATP synthase F0 subunit C: MNYLSITLPLGVCIAALGSAIGLGMAVTAAMNAVARQPEAAGKIQIIMVIGCAFIEALTIYAVVVVFILQGKM, from the coding sequence ATGAACTATCTCAGCATCACTCTCCCTCTGGGCGTATGCATCGCCGCTCTGGGGAGCGCGATCGGCCTGGGGATGGCGGTGACCGCCGCGATGAACGCCGTCGCACGGCAGCCGGAGGCCGCGGGCAAGATCCAGATAATCATGGTGATAGGCTGTGCCTTCATCGAGGCCCTGACGATCTATGCCGTCGTCGTCGTCTTCATCCTCCAGGGCAAGATGTAG
- a CDS encoding ATP synthase F0 subunit B, protein MIGENILNPDLKVVATNALAFIAAVLILKRFAWGRVTGHLDARRRRIQDNLDEIEKRRADLEERESDYRNRMERISEEARALKQAEIEEGRRIAGGFMEQARLETEEKLETARQTIEIAKLMAEASLREDMVRMSMTAAERVIGSCMDSELDRKLVEQAIAEMSEIPRVD, encoded by the coding sequence ATGATAGGCGAGAACATCCTGAACCCCGACCTGAAGGTGGTCGCCACCAACGCGCTGGCCTTCATCGCCGCGGTGCTCATCCTCAAGCGGTTCGCCTGGGGAAGGGTGACGGGGCACCTCGACGCCCGGCGCAGGCGGATCCAGGACAACCTGGACGAGATAGAGAAGCGTCGAGCCGACCTCGAAGAGAGGGAGTCCGACTACAGGAACAGGATGGAGAGGATCAGCGAAGAGGCGCGGGCGCTGAAGCAGGCGGAGATCGAGGAAGGCCGCAGGATCGCCGGGGGATTCATGGAACAGGCCAGGCTGGAGACCGAGGAGAAGCTCGAGACGGCCAGGCAGACCATCGAGATCGCGAAGCTCATGGCGGAGGCCTCGCTGAGGGAGGACATGGTGAGGATGAGCATGACTGCCGCCGAGAGGGTGATCGGGTCCTGCATGGATTCGGAACTCGACAGGAAGCTGGTCGAGCAAGCCATTGCCGAGATGTCGGAGATCCCCCGGGTTGATTGA